In a single window of the Terrirubrum flagellatum genome:
- a CDS encoding SelT/SelW/SelH family protein — protein sequence MSDRPTPRIVIRYCTQCQWLLRAGWMAQELLSTFGTDLGEVALEPGTGGVFEVTYDGETIWERKADGGFPDAKALKQRVRDRLDPGRDLGHIDRHARPAEG from the coding sequence ATGTCCGACCGCCCTACCCCGCGCATCGTCATCCGCTACTGCACCCAGTGCCAATGGCTTCTGCGCGCCGGCTGGATGGCGCAGGAACTCCTCTCCACCTTCGGGACCGATCTCGGCGAGGTCGCGCTGGAGCCGGGAACGGGCGGCGTGTTCGAGGTGACCTATGACGGCGAGACCATCTGGGAGCGGAAGGCGGACGGCGGATTTCCCGACGCCAAGGCGCTGAAGCAAAGGGTGCGCGACCGGCTCGATCCCGGCCGGGACCTCGGCCATATCGACCGGCATGCGCGGCCGGCGGAGGGGTGA
- a CDS encoding VOC family protein, whose protein sequence is MSRMITVSLPVADLKASKAFYAALGFVNNSQFTDDTAALMVWSKSISVMLLTHKKWRTFTTRPIPPNTSSEVALNISCDSREHVDAMNISAAKNGGIADINPVQDHGSMYGRDFTDPDGHVWGAMWMDETAMNAPQCAG, encoded by the coding sequence CGACCTGAAAGCGTCGAAGGCTTTTTACGCCGCCCTGGGCTTCGTCAATAATTCGCAATTCACGGACGACACCGCGGCGTTGATGGTGTGGAGCAAGTCAATCAGCGTCATGCTTTTGACCCACAAGAAATGGCGCACATTTACGACACGCCCGATTCCACCGAACACATCGAGCGAGGTCGCGCTCAATATCTCCTGCGATTCACGCGAACATGTCGATGCAATGAACATATCGGCCGCGAAAAACGGCGGAATCGCCGACATCAATCCGGTTCAGGATCACGGGTCCATGTATGGTCGCGACTTCACTGATCCCGACGGTCACGTCTGGGGCGCGATGTGGATGGACGAGACGGCGATGAATGCTCCGCAATGCGCTGGGTGA